In the Deltaproteobacteria bacterium PRO3 genome, one interval contains:
- a CDS encoding peptidylprolyl isomerase, which produces MSKSFSEPKQSSVDPAKQYEAVIETDKGSIRVKLFAKEAPLSVTNFVQLAKGGFYEGLTFHRVEPGFVIQGGDPDGNGTGGPGYTVPAEIGQPHLKGALAWARTGDQVNPERRSSGSQFYITLEATPFLDGGYTVFGQTTEGMDVVAQIRKGDKIKKVVIEEK; this is translated from the coding sequence ATGAGCAAGTCCTTCAGCGAACCCAAGCAGAGCAGCGTCGACCCGGCCAAGCAATACGAGGCCGTCATCGAGACCGATAAGGGGAGCATCCGCGTGAAGCTCTTCGCCAAGGAGGCGCCGCTTTCCGTCACCAATTTCGTCCAGCTGGCCAAGGGCGGCTTCTACGAGGGGCTGACCTTCCACCGCGTCGAGCCGGGCTTCGTCATCCAAGGCGGCGACCCCGACGGGAACGGCACCGGTGGACCGGGCTACACCGTGCCCGCCGAGATCGGCCAGCCCCACCTGAAGGGCGCCCTGGCTTGGGCCCGCACCGGAGACCAGGTCAACCCCGAGCGGCGCTCCAGCGGCTCGCAGTTCTACATCACCCTCGAGGCGACGCCCTTCCTCGACGGCGGCTACACGGTCTTCGGCCAAACCACCGAGGGCATGGACGTCGTCGCGCAGATTCGCAAGGGGGATAAGATCAAGAAGGTCGTGATTGAAGAGAAGTAG